TAAGCGAAAAAAATATTAAAGTAACAGCAACCGCTGTTTTTACATCGCAGCAGGCCATAATTGCAGCAAAAGCTGGAGCAAAGTTTGTTGCACCGTATATAAACAGAATAGATAATATATCATCAAGTGGTATTGATGTAGTTAGTGAGATAGCAAAAATGTATAAAATGTTTGGTTTAGATACTAAGATATTAGCAGCAAGCTTTAAAAACGTTGATCAAGTGAAAAAAGCATTTTTAGCTGGGTCAGATAGTGTCACAATAAGCTATGATATTTTAGAACATATGGTATATCATCCTTCTACAGTTGAAAGTGTCAATCAATTTATAAAAGATTGGAAAGAACTATATGGGGATACCAAGACAAATAGTCTTTAAGGTGGATCACTAATCCGCCTTTTTTATAGATTAATTCCTCCAAAATGTATTTATATTTGATGCTTTTTTATTAATGAAACAATATGATTATTCCTAGCATCATGTATAAAAAATTAAAAATGGTCAATAATTATAATAGGTTGGGCGGAAGATATGGTAAATTTATTATCCCCCTTGTGAATTTACCGTATAATACCGCCCACTTTTTATTTACTATAATTCTGGAGGAATAAATATGTTTAATAAGTTATCATTGATTATTGTAACAACATTAATCGTGTTTGTTATGCTAAATTCTCAAATGGATGCTTTTTCAGCAAAAAGCAATGATATTGCTGTTTTGGAAAATAGCTTTGAAAAAAGTGGAGCATCTTATGAATATGCCAACATTAATGCATGGTCAAAGTTGAACTCAAAATTTACGTCTATAAGTGAAATGAATATGATTGTAGAAAAAATTATAAAATCAATGGGAATTGACGATAAAAAAATAAAAGTGTCAAAATTAAATCAAGCTAATTTTAGACAATGTGATGCAGAATATGATGAAGGCAATAAAAAAATATCAATTGTGGTACAAAGCGTCAAAAATGATGTAGCAGATGAAACATATATTTTGATAGATGAATATTTGTTGAAAGGCAATAAGGACGTGATTGGTGAAAACGAAAAAATTATAAAGGCGTATTCCAAATTAAGCCTTACGCCAGAAATTGCTACATGTCTTGTAGGTGCATACAAAGGACTGTTGAATAAGGATAAGATTAGTAGTATATTAGAAGAAGTGATGAAAGACACGAACGCTGTCAAAGTGGAAGGTTTAAACGATGAAAATTTAGTCAGTGTTTCTGCTCACACAAATAAAATTAAGGAATATATTGAGATGGGAAGTGAAAAAATAAATTTAAACGTAGCATTAAGATACAGTAGTTTTGATGACAAAACTTATATTTGGATTGCGACACCAATAATAGCAATAGAATATTAACATTAGAGGGTGGTATACACGAAGATCATCGTTGAGAATAGTCCTGCTTTAAGAGGTACAGTAAAGATAAGTGGCGCGAAAAATTCTGTTTTGCCAATCATTGCAGCATCGCTATTGTCATATGGAGAGGTGTTTATAGACGATGTGCCAGGGCTTAAAGATGTAAATGTCATGATAGAACTTATAAAATTTCTTGGTGCCAATTGTACCTTTAAGGACGGAAAATTAAAGATAAATGTCAATTTAAAAGATGTGGAGGCACCTTACGAACTAGTAAAAAGGATGAGAGCATCTTTTCTTGTGATGGGTCCCATCCTAGCAAGACTAGGCCATGCAAAGATATCACTGCCTGGTGGATGTGCAATAGGAACAAGGCCGATTGATTTACACTTAAAAGGATTTCAAACTCTCGGGGCTCAAATAGATATAGGGCATGGATATGTAGAAGCAAGAGCCAAAAAGCTTGTAGGTAAAAAGGTGTATTTAGATTTTCCCAGCGTTGGTGCCACGGAAAATATCATGATGGCTGCTGTATTTGCTGACGGTATTACGACGATAGAAAATGCAGCAGAAGAGCCTGAAGTAGTAGACCTTGCCAATTTCTTAAATAAGATGGGAGCAAATATAAAAGGTGCTGGTACAGATACAATAAGGATTGAAGGTGTAAAAGAACTAAAAGGAACAGAACATACAGTTATACCTGACAGAATCGAAGCTGGCACGTATATGGTTGCAGCAGCCATGACAGGTGGTGATGTACTTATAGAAAATGTCATAGTAGATCATATAAAACCTATTATTGCTAAACTAACTGAATGCGGTATTGATGTATTTGAGGAAGGTACAGGTGTGAGAGTTAAAGGGAAGAGGAATTATAAGGCTGTTGATGTAAAGACGCTTCCATATCCAGGATTTCCAACAGATATGCAGGCGCAGATGATGGCAATGATGGCTGGGGCGAAAGGAACGAGTGTAATTATAGAGACGGTCTTTGAAAATAGATTTATGCATGTGGACGAATTAAAGAGGATGGGAGCAGATATAAAGATTGAAGGAAGAACTGCAGTAGTAACAGGAATCGATCATTTGTCAGGTGCGGAGGTTAAAGCTACAGATTTACGAGCTGGAGCTGCACTGATTTTGGCAGGACTCATAGCAGATGGAAAGACGATTATTAATGATGTGCATCATATAGATAGAGGTTATGTAAATATAGAGGAAAAGCTAAAAAATCTAGGTGCAATTATATATAGAGTTGATTAAAACGTAGTGTACTTATGTACACTTTCTTTTTTTTAAAGGAAGATATTGTATTTGGAAACAGTACAAACATTTTACATTTGCAGAAAAAGAAAAAGACGGGAATGCACTTCCCGCCTTTTTCTTTACCATTGACACCTGACTTTTATTGCTTCTATATTTATTATAACATAAAATAAAAATTTATTTGTGCAGTCATCGTAAAAGAATTATAATATTATAAGCATTTTTCCATGAAGCTTACAAAAAAAGGAGATGTACTAAATTATGGTTTACATGGCTGTATCTTTGTATGTTGAGGCAAAGCCTATTATAGAATATTATGACTTAAAAAAAGACATGGATGATAGATTTTATCAAATTTTTAAAAGCGATAATATGACATTAATAATAACCGGTGTTGGCAAAATCGCCTGTGCTGCAGCTACGTCTCATATTTTATCCAAAAATCTTCTTTTTGATGAGGATATTGTAATAAACATAGGTATATGTGGTGCAAAAGATGATGTACAAATTGGTACTCCATATCTTATAAATAAGATAAAGGATGCTTCTACAGGGAAAGATTACTATACAGATGTACTGCTGAAACATGAATTTTATGAGAATTCTATTGAAACTTTTGATAGACCAGTAGAAGATGAGAGTGAGTTAGAAGAAGCTTTGTGTGATATGGAATCCAGCGGTTTTTACATTTCAGCATCGAAGTACGTAGAACAGCACAAGATATTTTTGATTAAAATAGTTTCTGACAGGATAGGTGTTGATATTGTTGATAAAAATATGGTTTCATCCTTTATTGAGAAAAATTTAGATAAAATCGATGTGTTCATAAAAAGGGCTCAAGGCTTTATGAAAAACGAAAATGAGATATTTAGAAAAGATGAATTGGGCTTGATAGACGAAATATCTTATAATTTGAAGCTTACAAAAAGCCAGAGAGAAATGCTGTATAAAGCCTGCCTTCATTATAAAGTTAGGACTGGCAAAGATATTTTATTTTTAAAGGATAGTGTTGTGGGTACTGTTAATAATAAAAAAGAGAGAGGAAAGTACTTTGAACAAATTATTGCATATTTACATTAAGTGAAAATGAAATTATTACAAAAGAAAGCTCATTCATTTTTTTACCAAGGTGAATGCTGTCTTTGTTGCTTTATTTCGTAAGAAAAAGAGACTATAATGGTATTAGAATATTGTGGTAGGAGGACTTTTTATGATATTAGATCAGTATGTAGATATTTTAAAAGATGAGTTGGTGAAGTCTACACAGGAGATTATTAAAATAAAGAGCACTGAAGGAGAGCCGAAGCCTGGTATGCCGTATGGGGAAGGACCAGGAAAAGCCTTAGAGAAAGCTCTCATGATTGCCGATAGCCTTGGATTTAAGACGAAAAATGTCGATGGATATGTGGGCTATGCTGAGTACGGTGAAGGAGATGAAATGGTAGGAGTTCTTGGACATTTAGACGTTGTCCCGGAAGGTGATGGATGGGATTATCCTCCATATGGTGCTGAAATACACGATGGGAAAATATACGGCAGGGGAGCAACAGATGATAAGGGCCCAATTATGGCTTCTCTTTACGCTTTAAAGGCGATCAAAGATTCCGGTCTTAAATTAAGTAAGAGAGTAAGGATATTGTTTGGCACAAATGAAGAAACGGGTTCAAGAGAGATAGAATACTATCTAAAGCATGATGAAGCACCTACAATAGGTTTTACTCCAGATGCAAATTATCCAGTTATATACGCAGAAAAGGGTATAACTATGTTTGAGGTCGTAAAAGATTTTGATAAAAAATCAGATAGTATTGTTATAAAGTACATAAAAGGCGGTAACAGGCCAAACATGGTTCCTGACTATTGTGAATGTGGGCTAATTGTAAAAGACGAAAAGCGAAGAGAAAGTATTCCAGATGAAGTAAAAAGATTTAGAGATGTGACAGGCTTTGATTTAGATTGCGGTATTGAAAATGACATGCTTGTCATCAAATCTCGCGGAGTGTCTGCACATGGAAGTCTTCCCCATCTTGGCAGGAATGCCATAATGCAGCTTATATTGTTTTTAAATGTTATTTATCAGCAAGAGGATGATGTGAAGAAATTTATAGACTTTTTTGCGAAAAATGTAGGGCTCGAAACAAATGGCAAGACATTTGGAATAAATTTAAAAGATGACACAGGAGAGCTTTCATTTAATGTCGGCACAATTAATTTAAATGAGGAGAAAGGCGCCATCGGACTAAATATAAGGTATCCGGTTACATTTAAATACGAAGACATGATGAATCCATTTAATGAGAAAATAGGAGAATACAGCATGAGGGTTGAAAATATGATGCATCAGCCGCCACTTTATTTTCCAAAGGGCCATTTTCTCATAAGAACTCTTATGAAGGTTTATGAAGATGTGACAGGAAGAAAAGATGAGCCTCTTTCAATAGGCGGTGGGACATATGCAAAAGAAATGAAAAATATGGTGGCTTTTGGACCGATTTTTCCAGGGAAACCTGATCTTGATCATCAAGCAAATGAGTATATTGAAATAGATGACCTCATTTTAAATGCTAAAATTTATGCCCGTGCCATATATGAGCTAGCGAAATAGGGTATATTACCTAAAAAGCAGGATTTTATCTTTTAAGATAATTTCCTGCTTTTTTATGGGTAAGATTTTTAATCTTTTTCTATATTATAAGTGTAAAAATTAAAAAGGAGGTGTCAAGATGGCTGTTATATCAACTCCGCAGGGCTCAAGGCTTTCAATATCATACATTACTGGGAAAGACGAAAGAGGTGTTGACATCGTAAGAAGCAGGACTTACAACAATATCAAAAGTTCAGCTTTAGATCAGGATGTTATGGACGTAGCTGCAATTTTAAGTGGACTTCAAACATATCCTGTAAAATCTGTGACACGCATAAATCAAGTTGATCTAGCACAGGAGTAATAATCTAAACTAATTGGGAAAGAAAGGAGGTATTAGTGTGGCAGTTCAACTTCAGATGAATTTTAAAAATAAGCTTGGCAGCAATTTTAGAATCAATGTGGATAATGCCCTTGAAACATTGACAGATGATCAAGTAAAAACAGCGATGGATACTATAATCTCAAAAAACATATTTGACACAAACGGCGGTGAGCTGGTAGAAGCAGTTAGTGCCAGCCTTATATCCACAACAGAAAAAGAATTTACAGTCAAGTAAGATGGCGGGGGCATCCCCGCTTTCAGTATTTATCCGTGCAATACCATAGTCTTGATAGATTCGGATCCATGAGAATTTATGTAAGTGTGGTGTTGTAAATATGTAAAGGAGGATCGATATGAGTGAGATATTTACAGGCATCGCAAATCTGGGGTTTCCAATAGTAGTAAGCATTTACCTTTTGGTTAGAATTGAAGGCAAATTAGACAGTCTTACAAATTCCATAAATGAGCTGACAAAAGCTATAACAAAGATAGAATAAGCGCTTTTGCGCTTATTCTGGCTATTGACAAACTTCATTAACCCTCTTTTCCATATTATCTGGTTTATCCCGTCTTTCATCAATCATGATATTTGTTACGACTCTCATTGCGCCGTCTTGAAAAGGAATATTGTGTATTTCTTCGGCTACTTTCATAAGCTCTGGCGTGTTTCCTTCAATAACTGTAGATGTAGGTGTTACGGTGTACTTTAGTCCTCTTTTGTTTAAAAGATTTATGGCATCTTGAACGAAGCTTGAATATGAAGCGCTGCCGGTTCCTACAGGGACGATGTTTATTTCAAGTATCGACATTTGAATGCCTCCTTAGTTAATCATTATATTGAAAATTTTAAAAATTTTGCAGTATACTATTATATTTTGTCGAAAAATAATTTTTTATCCATCGGAATTAAAATGCTGAAAACAAGGTATTTAGAAGAAAAATATTACAAATACTTGATAAAATTTTGGTAATTTAGGTCTTAAGTCCTATTTATTTTGACATTTTAATGTAATATAATAAAATTTGTAAGAATGATTCCCCTTTTCCCCATAATTAATTTATATTCTGCACCCCCAACCCAATATGGTGTGCTGCATTTTTTGCAGCGTTTTTTTTTGCTTATTTGCTTAAAATTGATAAGCAAAATGCCGATATAAAAAATGAGGTAGATTATTTTTGGCTGTAATATCGAAATTTTTACTTTGATTCATAAAAGCTAATGCTTATTATATATAAAATATATTTATAGACTAAAGAGGGTGTAGAGAGTGAGAAGATATTTGTCACTGTTGTTGATATTTGTCATATTGGTTTCATTTTTCCCAGGAAATATGTCGAAAGCTTATGCGTCAAATGCCCCTAATATAACTTCTGTCAAGTCATTGCGTTATGACGGGACGATGGCATCGCCTGCAAAAGGGCCTTACAACTCTTCAACAGATATAGAGATTGACGGCAGTGCTTTTATGACATTTGACAGTTCAGGAAATATGACATCACAAGTAGATGCGGCCTACATTGATTCTATATCTGACAGCACGAAACTTACGATACTAAGCGTTAATGAAAGCAAAATATATGCAAAAGTTCCTACAATGGATACTACAGGGCTTATGCTAAACAAGCCATATATGATTATAGTACATAGAAGCGATGGACAAAGTGCTGCAATTCCAAATGGATTTACATATCTCGATAATCCTGATATAAAAAGTGCAGCTTTAGATAATTATAAGACTGTGACAAGGGACAGCAGTGGAAATGTGACAGGGATATCACAGCCTCAATCATTTATAAGAATGGAAGGCAGTAATTTAAGCGATATAGCTTTAGGCAATATAAACGGTGAGACATCAAATGTGGTGTCACAAAGCGGATCTGTCTTAATTTCAGACATACCTTCCAGCATAAGGATTGATCCTGGCACAACTTACAATATATACGTGACAAATATATACGGTGGTCAATCAAAAACTTACAGCACAAATCTATCAGCGGTTAATCAGGACATAACAAGTTTATCAAAATATACTGCGATAGTAGGTGATACGATAACAATATATGGTCATGGCTTTTCGACACTTGGAAGTGGCATGAGGGTTTACGTGGGAGAAAACCTTGTAAATAGCAGCGATGTTACAGTGGTAAGCGATACAGAGATGACTGTAAAAGTACCTGCACCAAAAGATACTACACTTCCATATCAAAATATAGATATAGTTGCAGATGATGGTTCAACTGTCACGCTGGTGAATGCGCTAAAAATCATACCGACACCCTCTATTATAACTATTGACAGCATAACACCTAATGCAGGCACAGTATCTGGCGGTACGAAAGTCATCATAGTCGGTCAAAATTTGAGGCAGGATCTTGTAGTGAAATTTGGTGGAGTTCAAGGGCAAAATGTTCAAATGGTTAGTTTGCCGGGACTTACAGACAATATGGATGCAATACAAGTTACAACACCACCTTATTCAAAATCAGGGCCTGTGAATGTAGATATAGTTGATCCAATTACAGGTTATACTGTAACAAAAGAAAACGGCTATTTCTATTTAGCTGTTGAAGACAGTCTAGTTGCTATAGATATGAATCCTTACAGCGGTTATGAAAATGGCAGTACAGATGTGACAATTTGGGGATACAATTTTCAAAAGAAGGATGATCCTTCTACTTATACTGCTAATCCCGATAGCACTGAAATAACTTATGTCAACAGCAATTATACATATACTGATCCTGTAACTGGGCAAAATGCCACAGGAACAAGAGAAAGAAAACTGTATGTAACTTTTGGAGGAAACAAAGCAAGGATTGAAAGTATTTCTGTGCCGTCGGAAGGTCAAGAAATTTTGAAGGTATCTTCTCCTAGTATTACTTTAAATCCACCAGGGCAGCCTATGCCTGTTGATGTTGTTGTAACAGTTGAAACAACAATTATGGATTCGGACGGAAATGTTGTTATGCAGTACTCTGAGCAAAGTTCACCACCAAAAAAATATACTTACAATCCGCTCCCTTCAAATCCGGAGATTTTAAGCATATCTCCCAACAGCGGAAGCAGGGCGGGCGGAGATACTGTCACAATACAGGGTTTTGACATAAGGCCTGGTGTCAGTATCTATTTTGGCGGCGCTTTAGCCACAGTAAAAGATCTGACTATTGATTCCAGCAACAGGTCGATAGTGACAGTAATAACTCCAAAAAGCAGCGTGCTGGGTTATGTTGATGTGAAAGTTGTCAACAAGGATGCGGATCAAAACCGTGGATTTACAACTATGACAAATGGGTACTACTACTATACAGCACCTACAATCACAAGTGTATTTACGAATTTTGGTTCAAAATATGGTGGGAATCTAATAACAATTACAGGAACGGATTTTTACGTAGGTCAGACGGTACAGAATGGAGTATATGTGCCTTCATACCCGACAGTTACAATAGGGAATATAAATCTTGAAGTTATAAGTGTACAGGATAATAGCGGAAATATTATAGACGGTAAAAAGTTAAATATTGGAACACAGATAAAGGCAATGGTTCCTGTAACCTCAAATCCTTATCCTGTAGGCTGGCAGGATATAACAATAACAAACTACGATGGTCAGAATGGCACAGAAGGCGGTACTGTTACACTTAAAAATGGATTTGAAATAAAAGATACACAGAAGACACCTACAATAACGTCTGTAAATCCAAATAAAGGTCCAACAAAAGGTGGCACACAGATAACTATAATAGGTAGTAACTTTGAAAGTGGAAGTATTGTAACGATTGATGGTGTGCAGGCTAATGTGACAAGCGTCACATCGGGAAATACTGTAATTAATGCAGTAACACCTGCCGGGACTTTAGGTAAAAAGATTGTGCAAGTGATAAATCCATCTGATGGTGGTACGGCATCCTTAACTGACGGTTTTGAGTACCTGCTTGTTGAGACGAAACCCAAAATCACCAGTATTTCGCCTGATTATGGCGGCAAAGGAACACTTGTTTACATATTTGGCAGTGATTTTTCAAGGAAGATTGGAGATAGCGATGGGGCTAAGGTTTATATAGGTAATACAGTCATGGATGATGTGTACGTAATTGATGAGAATACTATAACAGCAGTTGTACCCGATTTACAGTATGCTGGACTTTACGATATAACCGTAGTAAACCCTGATACAGCCACAGCAAAGTCTCCGCAGAAATTTCACTACCTTGTTCCTGAATCAAATCCTGTTATAACGGCCATAACACCTGATAAAGGGACTGTAAATGGCGGCACAGCAATAACTATAACTGGAAGCGATTTTAGAAGAGGAGCGGAAGTGTATATCGGTGGAAAACTTGCTACAAATATAACAGTAAGCTCCGATGGTAGTACCATACAGGCAATGACACCGCCAGGAAATCCAGGCAAGACATATGTTACTGTTATAAATTACGATGGTGGCAACTACACTTATGGTCTTCATGATGGGGAGGATGGCTTTACATATGTTGTGCCAAACAGCATACCTGTAATAACAAAAATAGAACCAAATACAGGTTCTACTTACGGTGGTGATACTGTTACAATAATAGGACAAGATTTCAGGCTTGCAAAGGATCAAAATGGAAATATCTTAAAAGACAGTGATGGAAATCCTATAGGACCTGATGTGTACTTTGGGAATGTGAAAGCCACAAAGGTAATATACGTAGATTATGGCACATTGAAGGTTGTGACGCCTCCTAATGTACCGGGGCCTGTAAGAGTTTCTGTTGTAAATTATGATACAGGCATAGGATATTTGGACAATGGGTTTACATATATTCAATCTAAACCTGTAATAAATAGCATTGTGCCACCAAAGGTAAATGTGAATGGTACTACACATGTCATCGTATTAGGTTCAAATTTTGCTGTGCCTATATACGAAGGTGGTACGCTGGTAAGGCCTGGTTCTAAAGTCTACATAGATGATGTGGAAGTGACAAATGTCACTGTTGTAAGCAGTAGTGAAATAAAGTTTGTAGCACCTTTAAGTAATGATATAGGCAAAAAGACTTTAAAGATAGTAAATCCTGATGGTGGTACTGCAATGTCGGATATTGAGTATGTATCACCTGTGTCAAACCCTGTCATTACAAGTGTTGATCCGTCGAAGGGAAGCATAGACGGAGGAACTACTGTTACAATCACTGGAAGTGATTTCAGAAGCAATGTAGAAGTTTATTTTGAAGGGAATAAAGCTACAATTGTATCAAATACAGACACAGAAATAGTAGTTAAAACACCGTCATGGGATCCGAGTTTACTAAATGTGCCCATAGACGTTACAGTTTACAATGTAGATGACGGAGCAAGTGCTGTATTGCAAGGTGCATTTACGTACGTGAAGACTGGGGCAAACCCTGTTATAACTTCTATAACTCCTAATACTGGTTCTACCAGAGGAGGAGATACTGTAACAATTGTGGGAGATAATTTTAAAAGTGGCCTCGTAGTTTATTTTGGAGATGCAATAGCGCCGTCTGTAACTGTTAATAATTATAAGACAATAACAGTTATTACCCCACAGCATGCTGCAGGGAAAGTAGACGTCAGAATTTTAAATCCTGACTATGCTGATGTGGTGCTGTCAGGTGGATTTACATATATTCAGACAGTCCCAGACAATCCATCTGGGTTTTATGCTGATAGAATTCCAGGAAATGATCATACAATATATTTACATTGGAGTGCCGTAAATGGTGCAAAGCTTTATGAAATATACGGTAAAAAACGTAGTGATGATAATTATTCTTTTATCGCATCAACAGATAAACTGGAGTACTATGTGGATGGGCTAAGTCCAGATACAATTTATGATTTTAAAATGAGAGCTATCAATGATAAAGGAAACAGCCAATTTACAGCCAGCGATAGTGCTTGTACGGATTCATCTGACAACTCTGAGTACGATACTGGTGTGCCAGATGAGATAGGCAATACAACTACGAATATATCAGGTAACGTAGTTTATATAACACTTGGAGATGATGCGGCAAGTAAAAGCACATACCAAATAGATTTGACAGATTACAAGTACAAAAATACAGATACTTGGATTTTAAATGTGCCAAAAAGTTTTAATGGTAAAAATGTCAAGATAAGCCTTATGACCCCCAGCTTCAGCATGGATTTTACATCACAGGCTCTTAATTTGACTTCTGATATTGATAGAATTACTGTTAAATTACTTGATGGTAAGTCAATAGATGATTTAAACAAAAAACTTGGAAAGTCCGGCAATATCGTTTCGGATGTATACCAGATAAGCTATGATGAAATAAATGGTAGCAGCATTAGTCCTATGAGTAACTTTAGGCAAGCTGTAAATATTGAGATGAATTACTACAGCAATAGAGTAGGAAAAAATAATACACTGTCTATTAAAAATTTTGACGGCAGCTCAACGTACTACCAGTATGTAGACTCTGTCCTGCACTATGCATCGGCATACGTATTATATACAGGTAGATATGCGGTTATAAATTCTAATTTATAAAGAGGTATGTACAATGAAGAAAATCAACATAGTATCATTTTTAATACTTTCACTCATTTTTACGTCATTTAGCAGTATTGCATCGGGTTCAACAATGTATTCTGGGGTAAGCAATGCATCAGCCGTATTTTTAAATATGTCATATACTGATATTGGAAGTAGTTTTGCACGAAACGATATAATGAGAATGACAGCATTGTCTGTAATACGAGGCAATGGAAATGGACTTTATTATCCTTCAAACAAGTTAAAAAGAGAAGAAGCTCTTGCTATGATACTTAGACTGATGGGAAAGGAAAAAGATGTCCAATTGGCCCAGACTAGTCGCAATTCAAATCCTACAGCGGGAACTAGTTCAAATGGTGCGATAGATAGCTGGGCACAAGGTGTGATAACCGTTGCCAAAAACACAGGACTTTTATCAAAGCAGGATCAGTCTTTAGATTTTACGCAGTATGCCACAAGGCAGGAAGTTGCTAATTGGATCGCGAAGGGTATAAATTTATCGCCTGTTTATGGAAAAGACGCACAATACGTTTATTCATATAAAGACAGCGGTCTTTTTGATGCTGACAAATTGCCTTACATTGAAGCTACAATAGAATCCTCCATAATGTCTGGATACAACAATGGTTATTTCGGTCCCAATGACAGCATTACAAGGGAGCAGATGGCAGCCGTATTAAGCAGAGCTTTTAATGTGGCATATACGATGATGGGATACACGAAAGATATGGG
The nucleotide sequence above comes from Thermoanaerobacterium sp. CMT5567-10. Encoded proteins:
- a CDS encoding IPT/TIG domain-containing protein, producing MRRYLSLLLIFVILVSFFPGNMSKAYASNAPNITSVKSLRYDGTMASPAKGPYNSSTDIEIDGSAFMTFDSSGNMTSQVDAAYIDSISDSTKLTILSVNESKIYAKVPTMDTTGLMLNKPYMIIVHRSDGQSAAIPNGFTYLDNPDIKSAALDNYKTVTRDSSGNVTGISQPQSFIRMEGSNLSDIALGNINGETSNVVSQSGSVLISDIPSSIRIDPGTTYNIYVTNIYGGQSKTYSTNLSAVNQDITSLSKYTAIVGDTITIYGHGFSTLGSGMRVYVGENLVNSSDVTVVSDTEMTVKVPAPKDTTLPYQNIDIVADDGSTVTLVNALKIIPTPSIITIDSITPNAGTVSGGTKVIIVGQNLRQDLVVKFGGVQGQNVQMVSLPGLTDNMDAIQVTTPPYSKSGPVNVDIVDPITGYTVTKENGYFYLAVEDSLVAIDMNPYSGYENGSTDVTIWGYNFQKKDDPSTYTANPDSTEITYVNSNYTYTDPVTGQNATGTRERKLYVTFGGNKARIESISVPSEGQEILKVSSPSITLNPPGQPMPVDVVVTVETTIMDSDGNVVMQYSEQSSPPKKYTYNPLPSNPEILSISPNSGSRAGGDTVTIQGFDIRPGVSIYFGGALATVKDLTIDSSNRSIVTVITPKSSVLGYVDVKVVNKDADQNRGFTTMTNGYYYYTAPTITSVFTNFGSKYGGNLITITGTDFYVGQTVQNGVYVPSYPTVTIGNINLEVISVQDNSGNIIDGKKLNIGTQIKAMVPVTSNPYPVGWQDITITNYDGQNGTEGGTVTLKNGFEIKDTQKTPTITSVNPNKGPTKGGTQITIIGSNFESGSIVTIDGVQANVTSVTSGNTVINAVTPAGTLGKKIVQVINPSDGGTASLTDGFEYLLVETKPKITSISPDYGGKGTLVYIFGSDFSRKIGDSDGAKVYIGNTVMDDVYVIDENTITAVVPDLQYAGLYDITVVNPDTATAKSPQKFHYLVPESNPVITAITPDKGTVNGGTAITITGSDFRRGAEVYIGGKLATNITVSSDGSTIQAMTPPGNPGKTYVTVINYDGGNYTYGLHDGEDGFTYVVPNSIPVITKIEPNTGSTYGGDTVTIIGQDFRLAKDQNGNILKDSDGNPIGPDVYFGNVKATKVIYVDYGTLKVVTPPNVPGPVRVSVVNYDTGIGYLDNGFTYIQSKPVINSIVPPKVNVNGTTHVIVLGSNFAVPIYEGGTLVRPGSKVYIDDVEVTNVTVVSSSEIKFVAPLSNDIGKKTLKIVNPDGGTAMSDIEYVSPVSNPVITSVDPSKGSIDGGTTVTITGSDFRSNVEVYFEGNKATIVSNTDTEIVVKTPSWDPSLLNVPIDVTVYNVDDGASAVLQGAFTYVKTGANPVITSITPNTGSTRGGDTVTIVGDNFKSGLVVYFGDAIAPSVTVNNYKTITVITPQHAAGKVDVRILNPDYADVVLSGGFTYIQTVPDNPSGFYADRIPGNDHTIYLHWSAVNGAKLYEIYGKKRSDDNYSFIASTDKLEYYVDGLSPDTIYDFKMRAINDKGNSQFTASDSACTDSSDNSEYDTGVPDEIGNTTTNISGNVVYITLGDDAASKSTYQIDLTDYKYKNTDTWILNVPKSFNGKNVKISLMTPSFSMDFTSQALNLTSDIDRITVKLLDGKSIDDLNKKLGKSGNIVSDVYQISYDEINGSSISPMSNFRQAVNIEMNYYSNRVGKNNTLSIKNFDGSSTYYQYVDSVLHYASAYVLYTGRYAVINSNL